A window of the Natronomonas salina genome harbors these coding sequences:
- a CDS encoding ABC transporter substrate-binding protein, producing the protein MKRAREFVNRRSVLQSLGAGSAIGLAGCLSGGDSDTDDGIKVGLQADLTGSLSTYGFWFRRVLEGYIEEINSNGGIDGRDVELFVEDTETNSEAGGQVFRRLAQQEGVDFIIGSFSSGVNIASIPLAKQMQVPYFPSGSAPSVTGEDGNRWTIRTAHDITQNAALGVEWGLENLGSNWTIMYQDYAFGQQWRDAIKEVMGNEGQILDTIPVSVGETDLTPHLNSVPDETDVLFTALILPSSISFLKQSADLGIPGERFGDISGIEGTNIEDIQDSGQGASFITGLPPNLDTEGNNHLREVADVEGTDRALVRQYWVAYEALSFIRDGIEASGWSSQEDHQAFIEWFETGPSVEAGTAYPQGDKFIRGEDHQAFMNRYITRVSGSELETVSKMELTEPPLPARANLADQEF; encoded by the coding sequence ATGAAGAGAGCACGAGAATTCGTTAACAGGCGTAGCGTTCTCCAATCACTCGGTGCAGGCAGTGCCATCGGACTGGCTGGTTGCCTCAGTGGTGGTGATAGTGATACTGATGACGGAATTAAAGTCGGATTGCAGGCCGACCTTACTGGATCACTGTCAACCTATGGGTTCTGGTTCAGACGGGTTCTGGAAGGCTACATTGAGGAGATCAACAGTAACGGTGGAATTGATGGCCGAGATGTGGAACTGTTTGTAGAGGACACAGAAACCAACTCGGAGGCTGGTGGTCAGGTATTTCGACGCCTCGCTCAGCAGGAAGGAGTTGATTTTATTATCGGCTCATTCTCCTCAGGCGTGAATATTGCATCGATTCCACTTGCCAAACAGATGCAGGTTCCGTACTTTCCAAGCGGTTCAGCCCCATCAGTTACCGGCGAGGATGGGAACCGCTGGACAATTCGGACCGCACATGACATAACACAAAACGCTGCATTAGGTGTAGAGTGGGGGTTGGAGAATCTCGGATCGAACTGGACAATCATGTATCAAGACTACGCGTTCGGCCAGCAATGGCGGGACGCGATAAAAGAGGTCATGGGTAACGAAGGCCAGATTCTTGATACAATTCCAGTCAGCGTTGGTGAGACAGATCTCACACCGCACCTAAACAGCGTCCCGGATGAGACAGATGTCTTGTTCACGGCACTTATCCTCCCATCTTCGATCAGCTTCCTGAAACAGAGCGCCGATTTGGGTATTCCAGGGGAGCGATTTGGTGACATATCTGGAATCGAAGGTACGAACATTGAAGATATTCAGGACTCCGGGCAGGGGGCCTCCTTCATTACTGGACTCCCACCAAACCTGGACACAGAGGGGAATAATCACCTTCGGGAGGTTGCGGACGTTGAGGGCACAGATAGGGCTCTTGTCCGCCAGTACTGGGTCGCCTACGAGGCGCTCTCGTTCATCCGAGACGGAATCGAAGCATCGGGCTGGTCAAGTCAGGAGGACCATCAGGCATTCATTGAGTGGTTCGAAACGGGGCCGTCAGTCGAAGCCGGAACGGCCTACCCACAAGGTGATAAATTCATCCGTGGCGAAGACCACCAAGCCTTCATGAACCGCTACATTACTAGGGTCTCCGGTTCGGAACTCGAAACGGTGTCGAAGATGGAGCTAACGGAACCGCCACTACCAGCGAGGGCGAACCTAGCTGATCAGGAGTTCTAA
- a CDS encoding (2Fe-2S)-binding protein, whose amino-acid sequence MSEINEITIDLNGEEQTFSVKPGVPLRDAIRNELQMTGTKEACEVGECGSCMTLIEGTPVKSCLVPAHQANGKEVTTVEGLADDDLHPVQEGFIEEFGLQCGYCTPGFIISSVALLEENPNPSREEIKQYLKGNLCRCTGYTKIFDAVEHAAEAYDE is encoded by the coding sequence ATGAGTGAAATTAACGAGATTACGATTGATTTGAACGGAGAGGAACAGACGTTCTCGGTCAAACCCGGAGTCCCACTCCGGGACGCTATCCGGAACGAATTACAGATGACGGGGACCAAAGAGGCATGCGAAGTCGGCGAGTGCGGATCCTGCATGACACTCATCGAGGGCACACCAGTCAAGTCGTGTTTGGTGCCAGCCCACCAAGCCAATGGTAAGGAAGTCACAACTGTTGAAGGCCTTGCCGACGACGATCTCCATCCGGTTCAGGAGGGTTTCATCGAGGAATTCGGTCTCCAGTGTGGCTACTGCACTCCGGGTTTCATCATCTCTTCAGTCGCACTACTAGAGGAAAACCCAAATCCGAGTCGGGAAGAGATCAAACAGTACTTGAAAGGAAATCTCTGTCGATGTACGGGGTATACCAAGATTTTCGACGCTGTAGAGCACGCTGCTGAAGCGTACGACGAGTAA
- a CDS encoding EamA family transporter, with translation MVDLVGAGLAVSAALFLAVQVGCVRVGTDSGQSNDALIVVLLVNIAVLVPIGIAVGYPDYTLPQNALLAFTAAGLVGTMMGRAFEYAGIERIGASRSEPIKASQPIHAAILAVLVLGETLTPLMGVGTVLVVIGVAIISLESRSSSDGLDSLSWSYLALPLASAFLYGIEPIFAKVGLATGTSPFVGLGVKTLTATVAFYAYLRYRGTLPSRSAFQSTNTKWYVAAGLANSAFLLSYYAALAVAPVVLVQPVLQTSPLFVIVISYVFLQRLERVTWKIVVAGAIVALGAALVALQV, from the coding sequence ATGGTTGATTTAGTCGGTGCTGGACTCGCGGTATCAGCCGCGTTATTCCTCGCAGTACAAGTAGGCTGCGTCCGCGTGGGAACAGATAGTGGTCAGTCCAACGATGCACTGATCGTCGTCTTACTCGTGAACATCGCCGTGCTTGTTCCAATCGGAATTGCCGTTGGTTATCCGGATTATACCCTACCTCAGAATGCATTGCTCGCCTTCACTGCTGCCGGGCTGGTCGGTACGATGATGGGTAGGGCCTTCGAGTACGCAGGTATCGAACGGATAGGGGCGAGCCGATCAGAACCGATTAAAGCCTCTCAGCCGATTCATGCAGCTATCCTCGCAGTCCTCGTCCTCGGAGAGACGCTGACGCCACTCATGGGTGTCGGCACAGTATTGGTCGTAATCGGCGTTGCCATCATTTCGTTGGAGAGCCGCAGTTCTTCGGACGGACTCGATTCACTCTCTTGGTCTTACCTTGCCCTGCCGTTGGCGTCCGCTTTCCTGTACGGCATTGAGCCGATCTTCGCAAAAGTTGGCTTGGCGACGGGAACTTCTCCTTTCGTCGGCCTCGGCGTCAAGACGCTGACCGCGACCGTAGCCTTCTACGCATACTTGCGGTACCGGGGGACGTTACCTAGCCGGAGCGCGTTTCAATCGACGAACACGAAGTGGTACGTGGCGGCCGGGCTCGCGAACTCGGCGTTCCTACTCAGTTACTACGCGGCGCTTGCAGTCGCCCCTGTGGTGCTTGTTCAGCCAGTCCTGCAGACGAGTCCGTTGTTTGTCATTGTTATCTCGTACGTGTTCCTTCAGCGGCTTGAACGGGTCACTTGGAAAATCGTTGTTGCGGGTGCAATCGTTGCTCTGGGCGCTGCTCTCGTCGCGCTTCAGGTCTAA
- a CDS encoding amidohydrolase family protein translates to MSTLVTNIGQVVTGRLEEPILDVETVYIEGGRIRELGTTTATAETTINANGLTLTPGLLDSHVHPVFGDYTPRQQTVGWCESYLHGGITSMISNGEPHLPGRPDDIESAKSLATLARKSYSKKRPGGVKVRGGTLILNGDMTEADIEDVYREGVERLKFLMPVEDRDRARDLVTWGHERDMIVLMHCGGTSLPGVKSTNAEMFVDIEPDIAAHVNGGPTPIPDDEVAKLVIETDIVLDLVLAGNQRVAVDVLKMADERNDLHRVQLGTDTPSGTGVTPLGVLLEAAFLTGMTDIAPESVICLASGNTARHHNLDTGRIEKGRPADMILMGAPKGSQAETALETLNAGTYPAIDTVFVDGEVLVHGSRNTAPAKTTTTIEGT, encoded by the coding sequence ATGAGCACACTTGTGACGAACATCGGCCAAGTCGTCACTGGACGTCTTGAGGAACCTATACTCGATGTGGAGACGGTCTACATCGAAGGTGGCAGGATTCGGGAGCTGGGTACGACGACAGCAACGGCTGAAACCACCATCAACGCAAACGGCCTCACCCTGACACCGGGCCTCCTTGACTCACACGTCCATCCCGTATTCGGCGACTACACGCCCCGCCAGCAGACGGTCGGATGGTGCGAAAGCTACCTTCACGGTGGGATTACTTCCATGATTTCGAATGGAGAGCCGCACCTCCCTGGCCGCCCCGACGACATCGAGAGCGCAAAGTCACTCGCTACACTCGCCCGAAAATCCTATTCCAAGAAGAGGCCGGGGGGTGTGAAGGTCCGAGGTGGTACCCTGATTCTCAACGGAGATATGACCGAAGCAGACATTGAGGACGTCTACCGTGAGGGTGTCGAACGACTGAAATTTCTTATGCCAGTTGAAGACCGCGATCGCGCTCGAGATTTGGTGACCTGGGGGCACGAGCGGGACATGATAGTTCTCATGCATTGCGGTGGCACGAGCCTTCCAGGCGTGAAATCTACGAACGCGGAGATGTTCGTCGACATTGAACCCGATATCGCCGCCCACGTCAACGGTGGCCCAACACCCATTCCTGACGACGAGGTTGCAAAGCTGGTCATCGAGACAGACATCGTTCTAGACTTGGTACTTGCGGGGAACCAGCGGGTCGCAGTCGATGTTCTGAAGATGGCTGACGAACGGAATGACCTCCATCGCGTACAACTCGGTACCGATACACCCTCGGGAACCGGTGTAACTCCGCTCGGAGTCCTGCTGGAAGCCGCTTTTTTGACCGGCATGACCGATATAGCCCCCGAATCTGTCATCTGTTTGGCTAGCGGAAACACAGCTAGACATCACAATCTCGACACTGGTAGGATAGAGAAGGGGCGGCCAGCAGACATGATATTGATGGGAGCCCCTAAAGGGAGTCAGGCTGAGACAGCTCTCGAGACACTGAATGCAGGGACGTATCCAGCAATAGATACGGTGTTCGTTGATGGAGAGGTCTTGGTCCATGGGAGTCGAAACACCGCTCCTGCAAAAACGACGACAACAATCGAAGGAACATGA
- a CDS encoding amino acid synthesis family protein — protein MSLLTKWGADLGERLTESAVDRLGGAKIVESYGKGGIVGSDGELEHVAAMLHPELGAPLREVVGGGDAIIPSAKKRGGPGAVLDVPTHYKDEAYVRTHYDAMPVRIEDAPAADELVLIIVVTDGGRPHPRIGGLQKNGLED, from the coding sequence CTGTCTCTACTTACCAAGTGGGGCGCCGACCTTGGTGAGAGATTAACCGAGTCTGCCGTCGATCGACTCGGCGGGGCGAAAATCGTCGAGAGCTATGGGAAAGGAGGTATTGTCGGCAGCGACGGTGAGCTTGAGCACGTTGCGGCGATGCTCCACCCCGAACTCGGGGCGCCGTTACGAGAAGTCGTTGGCGGTGGAGACGCAATCATCCCCAGCGCAAAGAAACGTGGAGGACCCGGTGCGGTGCTTGACGTGCCGACCCATTACAAGGATGAGGCCTATGTGCGGACGCACTACGATGCAATGCCGGTCCGAATTGAGGATGCGCCTGCGGCCGATGAGCTTGTCCTGATTATCGTTGTAACCGACGGCGGGCGGCCACACCCACGCATCGGCGGGCTACAGAAAAACGGGCTCGAAGACTGA
- a CDS encoding ABC transporter substrate-binding protein, protein MSENHNPRVEGHNRDVTRRSALKGLTALAGAGSISLAGCTEGGGDDDDSIKIGLQADLTGALSIYGFWHRRILENYVESINENDGIDGRQVELHVEDTETDSEAGGQVFRRLVQQEDVDFVIGSQSSGVSIATNPLAKQMQVPYFPLGEAPSITGSDGNRWVVRNNHSTEHAAEIAVEHGMDSGSRWTIIYQDYAFGQQYRDTVSAAVERRDGEVLTSIGVPVGESDLTSYLNKVPDDTEVLFNALIGASSLNFLQQSADLGTPGQRLGAIASIEGVDISQTGEGAQGAEYVTMLPREATNTDVDGVDRLREMADPSGTDNIYLGGHINASYEALSWIEDAVMETEWSGEDDNQAFIEWFEEGPSVEGGDRYPQGPKFFRGEDHQAFMDMHIERIEGGELVNATRVSVDEPTFEARANLAGQEF, encoded by the coding sequence ATGAGTGAGAATCACAACCCTCGGGTAGAGGGACATAATCGAGACGTTACACGACGGTCAGCACTGAAAGGACTCACTGCACTCGCCGGGGCTGGCTCTATCAGTCTCGCCGGTTGTACGGAAGGAGGAGGTGACGACGATGATTCGATAAAGATCGGGTTGCAGGCTGATCTCACTGGTGCACTGTCGATTTACGGGTTCTGGCACCGTCGTATACTCGAAAATTACGTCGAAAGTATTAACGAAAACGATGGGATCGATGGACGCCAGGTTGAACTGCACGTTGAGGACACAGAAACTGACTCAGAGGCGGGCGGCCAGGTATTCAGGCGATTAGTTCAGCAAGAAGATGTGGATTTCGTCATCGGGTCCCAATCGTCCGGGGTTTCAATCGCGACGAATCCGTTGGCCAAACAGATGCAAGTCCCGTATTTTCCGCTGGGCGAGGCACCCTCTATCACCGGCTCGGACGGTAACCGTTGGGTCGTCAGGAATAATCACAGTACGGAACACGCTGCTGAAATTGCTGTCGAACACGGAATGGATAGTGGGTCACGGTGGACAATTATCTACCAGGACTACGCATTCGGACAGCAATATCGGGACACGGTTTCCGCTGCCGTTGAACGACGTGATGGTGAGGTATTGACCTCCATTGGCGTTCCAGTCGGTGAGAGCGACCTGACCTCTTATCTAAATAAGGTTCCAGACGATACGGAGGTTCTGTTCAATGCACTGATAGGTGCCTCATCGTTGAATTTCCTACAACAGAGTGCTGATCTCGGAACACCAGGCCAACGACTTGGCGCGATTGCCTCTATTGAGGGCGTGGACATCAGTCAAACCGGTGAGGGTGCACAAGGGGCGGAGTATGTGACCATGCTCCCGCGTGAAGCGACAAATACCGACGTTGATGGCGTTGATAGACTCCGTGAGATGGCTGATCCATCAGGAACGGATAACATCTATCTTGGTGGCCACATTAACGCCTCCTATGAAGCCCTCTCATGGATAGAGGATGCCGTGATGGAAACTGAATGGTCTGGGGAGGACGATAACCAAGCGTTCATTGAATGGTTTGAAGAAGGCCCCTCCGTTGAAGGAGGGGATCGCTATCCCCAGGGACCGAAGTTTTTCCGCGGAGAAGACCATCAGGCATTCATGGATATGCACATAGAGCGAATTGAGGGTGGAGAGCTGGTGAACGCCACGCGTGTCAGCGTTGATGAACCTACCTTTGAAGCGCGTGCGAATTTGGCAGGCCAAGAATTCTAA
- a CDS encoding FAD binding domain-containing protein, translating to MQYYQPDSLSDAVDRLKEADEAKIVAGGQSMMPLLRQGLISPDRLVDITNIPDLNQVTISGRSVEIGALVTYSELLETDLCTELDLLRDAIEAIADVPVRNAGTIGGGVSHADPAQDLPPALQCLDAQVVSFDGKETRRHDLTEFFLDYYLTELAPHEIVTGIEFEMPPAHSGGTYASDTEAPGGWSTAGIAALIIPDEDDGETCVDARLAYCAGAPVPERVSSEIEETLIGNRIDREIVDEVATAIISDLELIDDVGDDIEYRKHLFRVMTKRAISTALERSEAPPLVEASQ from the coding sequence GTGCAGTACTATCAACCCGATTCGCTCTCAGATGCGGTGGACCGCCTGAAGGAGGCTGATGAAGCAAAAATCGTCGCCGGCGGACAAAGCATGATGCCCCTATTGCGCCAGGGACTCATTTCACCCGACAGGCTTGTAGACATCACTAATATCCCTGATCTAAATCAGGTCACGATATCCGGCAGGAGCGTCGAAATTGGTGCCCTAGTGACTTACTCTGAGTTGCTAGAGACGGATTTGTGTACCGAGCTTGACCTGCTCCGAGACGCTATAGAGGCAATTGCCGACGTCCCTGTACGCAATGCTGGGACGATCGGCGGCGGCGTCTCTCATGCGGATCCGGCACAGGATCTGCCCCCGGCACTCCAGTGTCTTGATGCCCAGGTCGTAAGCTTTGATGGCAAGGAGACGCGCCGACACGACTTGACGGAGTTCTTCCTTGACTACTACCTGACCGAACTTGCGCCTCACGAGATCGTCACCGGAATTGAGTTCGAGATGCCGCCTGCCCATTCCGGCGGCACATATGCGAGCGATACCGAAGCACCGGGCGGCTGGTCAACTGCCGGTATCGCTGCGCTAATCATTCCAGACGAGGACGATGGTGAGACGTGCGTTGATGCCCGCCTGGCCTACTGTGCAGGCGCCCCAGTACCGGAACGCGTTTCTAGCGAAATAGAGGAGACGCTCATCGGGAATCGAATTGATCGGGAAATCGTTGACGAAGTCGCTACGGCAATAATCAGCGATCTCGAATTAATAGACGATGTTGGCGACGATATTGAATACCGGAAACACCTGTTTCGTGTTATGACGAAACGCGCGATTTCAACGGCGCTTGAGCGGTCAGAGGCGCCACCACTCGTGGAGGCTTCACAATGA